A portion of the Jaculus jaculus isolate mJacJac1 chromosome 5, mJacJac1.mat.Y.cur, whole genome shotgun sequence genome contains these proteins:
- the LOC101611700 gene encoding LOW QUALITY PROTEIN: magnesium transporter NIPA2-like (The sequence of the model RefSeq protein was modified relative to this genomic sequence to represent the inferred CDS: inserted 1 base in 1 codon), producing the protein MRAGQGDHAYLKEWLWWAGLLSMGAGEVANFAAYAFAPATLVTPLGALSVLVSAILSSYFLNERLNLHGKIGCLLSILGSTVMVIHAPKEEEIETLNEMSHKLGDPGFVVFATLVVIVSLILIFVVGPRHGQSNILVYITICSAIGAFSVSCVKGLGIAIKELLVGKPVLKHPLAWLLLLSLVVCVRTQINYLKRALDIFNTSIVTPIYYVFFTTSVLTCSSILFKEWQDMPIDDVTGTLSGFFTIIVGIFXLHAFKDVSFSLASFPVSFRKDDKTMNGNLSSMYEVLNNNEESLPCGIEQHTGENISRRNGNLTAF; encoded by the exons ATGAGAGCAGGTCAAGGTGACCATGCATATCTTAAAGAATGGTTGTGGTGGGCTGGATTGCTGTCAATGGGAGCTGGTGAGGTGGCCAACTTTGCTGCATATGCATTTGCACCAGCCACGCTAGTGACTCCACTAGGGGCTCTCAGTGTCCTTGTAAGTGCCATTCTTTCTTCGTACTTTCTAAATGAAAGGCTTAATCTTCATGGAAAAATTGGGTGTTTGCTAAGTATTCTAGGATCTACAGTTATGGTCATCCATGCTCCAAAGGAGGAAGAGATTGAGACCCTAAATGAAATGTCACATAAGTTAGGTGATCCAGGTTTTGTGGTCTTTGCAACACTTGTGGTCATTGTATCCTTAATATTAATCTTTGTGGTGGGACCTCGCCATGGACAGTCGAACATTCTTGTATACATAACAATCTGCTCTGCGATTGGAGCATTTTCAGTCTCCTGTGTGAAGGGCTTGGGCATCGCCATCAAAGAGCTGTTGGTTGGAAAGCCTGTGCTGAAGCATCCCCTGGCTTGGCTTCTGCTGCTGAGCCTCGTGGTCTGCGTGAGAACACAAATTAATTACCTAAAACGAGCTCTGGATATATTCAACACTTCCATTGTGACTCCAATATATTATGTGTTCTTTACAACTTCAGTTTTAACTTGTTCATCTATTCTTTTTAAGGAGTGGCAAGATATGCCTATTGATGATGTCACTGGGACTCTGAGTGGCTTCTTCACAATTATTGTGGGGATAT tgttgcatgcctttaaagaCGTCAGCTTTAGTCTAGCCAGTTTTCCTGTGTCTTTTCGAAAAGATGACAAAACAATGAATGGCAATCTTTCTAGTATGTATGAAGTTcttaataataatgaagaaagCTTACCATGTGGAATTGAACAGCACACTGGTGAAAATATCTCCCGTAGGAATGGAAATCTGACAGCTTTTTAA